The DNA region ATCAGCTTGTATAGCCATAAAGGCAGCTTTTTCTCTTGCAATAGCTTGTTGTGTAATTTTTACTTCAGAGTCGCTAGGATTTAAAGCAATTTTAGCTTTTTCCCATCTTCCTTGGGCAATTTGAAGCGTTTGTTTACCAGTTTCAATCTCTTGAATTTGTACCAAAACATTCTGCTTTTTTTGTTCCACACCAAGCTGAATTTCCTTTAATAGTTCTTGAGAGATTGCTCCTGTTTCGGTGAGGGGAGCATATCGTTTGAATTTTTCTTGTTCAGCTTCTAACTCAGCTTTTGCCGCATCTAAATGAGCAAAGGATATCTTTAATTCTGCTTCTTCTCGTTTTATATCAGCTTGGGTTTCTTCTAGATCTTTTTCTGTGGTAGATTGACGATCCTGATATTCTCGTTTCTGACCAGCTAATTGAGCTTCTAGGGAAAGAATAATACGATTATATCTCTCTGTTTCTGCTATCAACTGACGATCTAAAGCAATCATTTGTTGATTAATCTGTCGTTGTTGTTGGGCTAACTTTTCCAAAGAACCCTGTAACTGTATTTGTTCAAGCTGTAATTGAGAATCATCAAGAAGAGCTATTGTTTCTCCAGCTTGAACAAATTGATTTTCTTTAACCTTAATGGTTTTAACAGTTCCTTCTTCGGTAGATTCTACAATTTGTATTTCTCCTTCAGGACGAATCGTAGTGCTCGCCTCAACTGTCACCTTATATTTAGTCACAGCTGCCAAAATAAAAGCTGAAACCATTGTCGTCGCTAAGGCTAGTCCTCCCAAACTTAGCCAAGGACTAATTGGGGGTAAAAATTCTTGCTCAGAAATAGTTGGTAAAACAGCTTCTTCATTGGAATGGACCATTGATAAATCTAGGCTCACCATAATTATATTTAGGGTAAAGACCCAGAGATAAACTCTAGGTCTCCTGAGATTTATCTAGGGAAAGTAATTAAATTCGACCAATCCTCTTATTTTCCCTAGATGAATTTTTCCTTAGGCAATGGTCAACTCTTCACTAGCTTCAAGCGAGCCAGATTTGCAAGACCAGTTACAGGTATGGGTAAATCCAGTTCCACCAGTACAGGTAGTACAACCTCCCGAAAGTGAAGACATGTCTTCATCATTCAATTCGATTAAACCTGCGGGATTTTCTGGTAACAGGCTTAACTGTTCTTGACTTAAACTGGCTCGGTAATCTTCATCTTTCCAAGCACGAACGATATCAAAATTAGACATTTTGACCTCTGTATTTTTTAGTTAGGACGACTTATTCAGTCTGCAAAATATCATACCGCTTTTTTGAGAATGATTATCATTTTCAAGTTTTCTGTAACAAAATGGCGTGAAATTCCCTATCCAGTGGGTTACGGAGTCAAAAAATGAAGATGAGAACCGGTTTGGGCAAAGAGTTCCTGTGGTGTTCCTTGTCGTTTGACTGTTCCCCTTTCCAAGAAAACGATCCAATCTGCACGGGTAATAACTTGAGGACGATGACTAATCAAAATTGTCGTTTTACCTTGACGATGGTTAAGAAGACGAGTGATCACTTCAGTTTCACAAACTGGATCGAGATTAGCTGTAGATTCGTCAAGGATCAAAATTGGCGAGTTGCTAACAATGCCTAATGCTAGGGCAAGTCGTTGTCTTTGCCCCCCAGAAAGATTGGCTCCAAATTCTCCTAAGATAGTTTGATATTGATTGGGAAGTTTACTAATAAATTCATCTGCTTGGGCAATTTTACAAGCTTGAACTATTGTCGAAAAATCGATAGCTGAGTTGCCTAGGCTAAGATTTTCAATAATGGAGCGACTCCAAAAGTGAGTCTCTTGGGGTATTAA from [Leptolyngbya] sp. PCC 7376 includes:
- a CDS encoding HlyD family secretion protein; its protein translation is MVSLDLSMVHSNEEAVLPTISEQEFLPPISPWLSLGGLALATTMVSAFILAAVTKYKVTVEASTTIRPEGEIQIVESTEEGTVKTIKVKENQFVQAGETIALLDDSQLQLEQIQLQGSLEKLAQQQRQINQQMIALDRQLIAETERYNRIILSLEAQLAGQKREYQDRQSTTEKDLEETQADIKREEAELKISFAHLDAAKAELEAEQEKFKRYAPLTETGAISQELLKEIQLGVEQKKQNVLVQIQEIETGKQTLQIAQGRWEKAKIALNPSDSEVKITQQAIAREKAAFMAIQADLKREKNLLLGQSIELQKQGDREEIALKQVEKQIQRGVITAPTSGTVLKLLLRNSSQRVQPGTEIAQISPQNAPLTINALISAADIHNLEIGQTAQIRISACPYPDYGTLSGVLKEISTDTFISNNQSFYKAIITPQSNTFGDIYSSCTLQAGMEGNVSIVTKEETFLAFLLRKARLATDF
- a CDS encoding mersacidin/lichenicidin family type 2 lantibiotic gives rise to the protein MSNFDIVRAWKDEDYRASLSQEQLSLLPENPAGLIELNDEDMSSLSGGCTTCTGGTGFTHTCNWSCKSGSLEASEELTIA